GACCAGCGTATGGATTTCCTGGTTCAGCGTGGAAAGCAGGGAGGTGCGCATCTGCCAGAATGCCACCCCGACCATCAGGGCGCCCAGCGCCACCAGAAAAACCGTATTCCACACCAGAATGCGTGCCTTGAGCGTCCGCATGACCTGCAACCTGTAGTTAACCCGATGTGCTACAGGTTACTGAACCACAAAATATAATCGATTGCTAAATTTAAAATACATGATCTGGCACAAACACTTGATGTCATGAGGATTGGCAACCATGCGGGACGGCTTCGGGCCGGTTGTCAGTCATGATCCGTCAATATCATCAGCATAATTGACCGACATATCCGGGAACGGCACACTGGGCGTCCCGTTCCAGCGATGTTCATGTCATGCCACGATCACCACGGCAGCAGTTTTTTGCCGGCTTCCGCCTGATGCTGCCCTTGCAGCTGGGCGTGTTTCCTTTTGGCATGCTGTTTGGCGTACTGGCACTGGAAAGCGGCCTGACCGCCTGGCAGGCGCAGCTGATGAGCGTGCTGGTCCTCGCCGGCAGTTCGCAGATCGTGCTGTGCCAGCTGCTGGCGGCCCAGGCTCCGGTCGTGGTCATGCTGCTCACCGTCGCCGTCATCAACCTGCGCCACCTGCTCTACAGCGCTTCCATGGCGCCGCACAGCCACGGGCTGGGCCGTGGCTGGAAAATCCTGATGGCCTACCTGCTGACCGACGAACCGTACGCCGTCACCATCCGCGAATTCGAGCGGGTGCAAGACATGCCCTTCAGGCACTGGTTCCTCATCGGGGCCGGCATCAACCTGTGGCTGGGCTGGCAACTCGCCACCCTGGCCGGACTGCTGGCCGGCGAAACCATCCCGGCCTCGTGGGGGCTGGATTTTGCCTTGCCGCTGACCTTCATCGCCGTCGTGGTCCCGGCCGCACGTGACCGGGCCGACTGGGCCGCCATCGTGATGGCCGGAACGGCGGCACTGGTTTTTGCTGCCCTGCCTTACAAGCTCGCCATCCTGGTGGCCGCCGCCCTCGGCATTTCCGCCGGCATGTGGATGAACCGGAGACGCCGCCGATGATGCTGGTCGGTCTGTTTGCCCTGCTGGGGCTGGTCAATTTCCTGCTGCGCTACGCCTTCATCGGCCTTCTGGGAGAACGCCCCCTGCCGGACTGGCTCAGGCTGGGGCTGCGCTTCGTCCCGCTGGCCATCCTGACCGCCCTGATCACGCCGGACGTACTGCTGCCAGGCGGCAAATGGATCAGCTCGCCGCTGGAGCCCCGGCTGGTAGCGGCAGTAGTGGCCATCGCGGTAGCTGCCCGCACCCGGCACACGCTGGCCACGCTCGCCAGCGGCATGCTCACTTTCTGGCTGGTGCAATGGCTGCACACCCTGTAAGCAGCACCGTGGCTGCGCCAGTCTGGCGCATCTACCTGCAACTGGCCGCAGTCGCCCTGCTCTGGGGCGGCACCTTCATCGCCGGCCGTCTGCTGGCAACCGACCTGCCGCCCTTCACCGCAGCTAGCGGCCGCTTTGCAGTGGCCGCCATCCTGCTGTGGCTGCTGGCCCGGCTGCTCGAAGACGGGCTGCCGCGCCTGAGCCACCGGCAGATGCTGTGCACGGCACTGCTGGGCTGCTCGGGCATTTTTCTCTACAACCTCTGTTTCTTTTCAGCCCTGGCCGACATGCCGGCCAGCCGCACGGCCCTGTTCGTGGCGCTGAATCCGGCCCTGACAGCACTGGCTGCGGCCCTGCTGCTGCGCGAACGGCTGGCCACCCGCCAATGGGGCGGCATTGCACTGGCACTCGCAGGAGCCTGTATCATCATCAGTCGCGGTGAGCCTGTCGCTGCCATCCACGACCTGGCCCGGGCTTTCGGACGCGGTGAACTGATGATGCTGGGCGCCGTAACCAGCTGGGCGGCCTATACGCTGGTCGGCCGGCTGGCTCTGGCCGGACCGTCGCCGGTTGCCGCCACCTGCTACGCCACGTTCTGGGGTCTGGGAATGCTGCTGGCAGGCGCCGCCAGCGAGTGGACGCAATGGTCGGCCAGACAGGTCAGCCTGACGCATGTGGCAACCATCGCCTATCTGGGCGCACTGGGAACAGTGGTGGCCTTTGTCTGGTACTACCAGGGGGTCCGCCAGCTGGGACCGGCCCGTACGGCAGTCTTCAACAACCTGGTACCGGTCTGCGGCGTCGGACTTGGCGCACTGCTGCTCGGAGAGCCGGTGACGACAGCCATGGCCGGCGGCGGGGCACTGGCGATTGCCGGCGTATTCCTGACCAACCGGCCGCGCAACTGAAACTGTCATCGGTCCAATCCGGGTTTCGCAGGCCGCCAATGCAGAGATACCTGGGCCGGATCGTTCGATGACGCCAAAGGCCGTGCCTGTCTCGCGATTGGCCTTCGCAACGTGAAACCAGCGACAACGCCAGCCTCGTTTCACGGGCAGGAAACCGGTGCACACACCCTGAAGCGGTGCACGGCTGAAACCGGAGTGACGTCGCAAGGGCGAGGACTGGCAGGAATCCGGGCCGTACCGTCATGGATGACCGACCCCAGTACCATGCGTCCGGACAGAAATGGCGGTTTTCCTGCCGGCAGAGCGCCGGTCCGGTAGCGGTTACCAGAGCATGCATGAACACTCCTGCAACATTGCCGCGCAGCCGGCCGGCCACGGCACAGGCCGGCTGCGCCGTTGTGGAAACTCCCCGGTTGGCAGGTTCTGCACGGCCAGGCATGGCTGCCTGCGCATGGCGCCTGGTAGCGGAACCGTCTGCCCAGCTCAGTCGAGTGTCAGGCGCATGCCGTCGAATCCGGGCTCGACTCCTGGCGGGCACTGCGCGGCCAGGGTGTGATATTCCAGTTCATGGGTCATGTGGATCAGCACGGTCCGGCGCGCCCCGATGCGGGCCGCCGCAGCCAGAGCCTGTTCGACACCGAAATGGCTGGGGTAGCTCGCATACTTGAGGCAATCCAGCAGCAGCAGGTCCAGCCCTTCCAGCCGGGCAAAACTGGCTTCGGGAATGCATGACACGTCAGTCAGATACGCCATCCGGCCGATGCGCCAGCCGAGGATCTGCCAGCGCCCATGCTCGACAGCCACTGGCTCCACCTTGACGCCGGCAGCCTCCAGCTCCACACCCGGCACGGCTTCTTCCAGATGCAGCACCGGCTTGTCCCAGAACTGCCCCGGCGGCAGCAGGCAGTAACCGAAACGCTCACGGATGTTGTCGAGCATGAAGCGGTTGCCGTACAGGGTGATGGGGCCTTTTTTGAGGTAACAAAACGCCCGCAGGTCGTCGATGCCGTTGAGGTGATCGGCATGCGGATGAGTGTAAAGCACCGCATCAACGCGGGTCAGCCGTTCGCGCAGCGCCTGCTGGCGCAGGTCCGGGCCGGTGTCGATCAGCAGGTGGACGCCGTCGACGCTGACCAGGGACGAGGCACGGGTCCGGCGGTTTTTCGGATCGTCCGACGTGCAGGTCGGACACTGGCAACCGATGGCTGGCGTACCGGAACTGGAGCCGCAACCGAGGATGGTGACGGTCGTGGTCATGGCCGGGCCTTGCGGAACAGGCGGAAGAAATTGGCAGTGGTCATCGCGGCCACCTCGTCGTACGACAGGCCGCGCAAGGTGGCCAGGTATTCGGCGACAAAGCGCGTGTATGCGGGCTCGTTCTGCTTGCCGCGGTACGGCACCGGCGCCAGATAGGGCGAGTCGGTCTCGACCAGGATGCGGTCAAGCGGCGCTTTGGCCGCGACTTCCTGCACCTGCCGGGCGTTCTTGAAGGTCAGGATGCCGGAAAACGACAGGTAAAAACCGAGGTCCAGCGCCGCACGGGCAACGTCCCAGTTTTCGGTAAAGCAGTGCATCACGCCACCGGCAGCATCCGCGCCGGCTTCGCGCATCACGGCCAGCGTGTCGTCGGCAGCCTCGCGGGTATGGATCACCAGCGGCACACCGGCGCGGCGGGCGGCCCGGATGTGGCGGCGAAAGCGCTCGCGCTGCCATTCCAGGTCGCCCTTGCACCAGTGGTAGTCGAGGCCGGTTTCTCCGATGCCGATGATTTTGGGATGGGCCGCCTCGGCGACCAGAAAGTCCTCGTCCATATCCGGGCCGTCTTCCACATCCGGATGCACGCCGACGGTCGCCCAGAATTCCTCATGCGCCAGCGCCAGTGCCCTGACGGCCGGGTAGTCAGGTACGTTGACGGAAATCACGACGGCCCGTTCCACGCCTTTTTCACGCATGCTGGCTTTGACCTCGTCGATGCGACCGGCGAGATCGGGAAAGTTGAGGTGGCAATGCGAGTCAATCAACATGACAGATAAACCTTACGCCGCCCGGGCGGCGGCAAACAGAGACTGATAGTCAAACAGTAGTGCTTCGAGCTGCAAACGGACATTCAGCGTGTGCTGGCCGAACGGCACCCGCTCCAGCAGCTCGCGGTCAAAACGCACCAGCCGGGCGGCATCGGTGCGGCCGGCCAGCCGGGACAGCTCGGCCTGGCGCTCCGGGTGATAACGCACCGGACCGGCCAGCGTGACCGACATCAGGTCGTGCAGCCATTTGCGCAGCCAGTCCAGCGGCTCGGCCAGCGCCAGCCTGGCGCGGTCAAGCTCAGCTGCCACGGTGAGGATCTGCCCGGCATCCGGGTGTGCCAGCGTGTCGATCAGGCGCTCGCGCAGCGGAATGCGCTCGAGCTCGGTCAGGGCAAACGGTGCGCCACCGGCATGCGCCAGCTCCTGCCCGGCATCAGCCACGCCATTGGCCGTGAGCCAGTCCAGCGCCTGCCCGGCATCGGGTGGCGTCAGCACCAGCGTCCGGCAGCGGGACAGCAGGGTCGGCAACAGACGCCGAGGGCGGTGCGCCACCAGGATGAAATGCACGTCTTCCGGCGGTTCTTCGAGGATTTTCAGCAGCGCATTGGCGGCGGCCAGATTGAGGGCTTCGGCCGGCTCCAGCACGATGACCCGCCGGCCGCCGCGGTGGGCGGTCAATTGGGCAAAGTCGATCATGTCGCGGATGGCTTCGATCTTGATCTGTGCCAACCGGCGCGCCCCCTTGTCGTCCTCGCGGCTTTCCGGTGCCAGGTAGCGGTAGTCGGGGTGGTTGCCGGCGGCAAACCAGCGGCAGGCTTCGCACTCGCCGCAGGCAGCGTGGTCAGCCAGCGGCTGCTCGCACAGTAGTGATTGCGCCAGAAAACGGGTAAAGCGGTCCTTGCCGATGCCCTGCGGACCGGCCAGCAGCAGGGCGCCGGGCAGGCGTTCAAAGCCGTGCGCCAGCTGGTGCCAGTCGGCCTGTTGCCAGGGCAGCAGCTTCATGCGCGGCTCCTCACGAGCAGCTGGTCCAGCTCTTGAGCCAGCAATGCCTGCAATGCCCCGATGCTCTGACGGGCGTCCAGCAGGCAAAACCGTTGCGGCTCGTCAGCGGCCCGGCGCAGATAGGCGTCGCGTACCCGGGCATGAAAGTCGCTGGCTTCCTGTTCAAAGCGGTCCAGTTGCCGTACGCCCTGCATCCGTGCCTGCGCCGTGGCCAGCGGCACGTCGAAAAGGAACGTGCGGTCAGGCTGCAAACCCTGCTGCACCCAGTTTTCCAGCGTGGCAATACGGGCAAACGGCACGCCGCGCCCGCCGCCCTGAAAGGCATAGGTGGCATCGGTAAAGCGGTCGGACAAGACCCAGTCTCCGCGTGCCAGCGCCGGCCGGATGACGGCATCCAGGTGTGCCTGGCGGGCGGCGAACATCAGCAGGGTTTCGGTGTCCAGCGATACCTGTGACTGTACGTCGAGCAGCAGGCTGCGCAGGCTTTCGCCAACCGGGGTGCCACCGGGCTCGCGGGTGACCACCAGGCTGATGCCACGGGCTGTCAGGTAGTCGCGGACAAAGCCGACGTGGGTGGACTTGCCGGCGCCATCGATGCCTTCGAGGGTCAGGAACAGGCCGGGGGTAACGGATTCGGTCATTTGTTCAGGATGTATTTGCGCACGGCCTGGTTGTGCTCGTTGAGCGATTCGGAGAAGTGCGAGCTGCCGTCGCCTCTGGCAACAAAATACAGCGCTTTGGTCGGCGTCGGATTGGCGGCGGCCAGCAGGGCGGCACGGCCGGGCAAGGCAATCGGCGTCGGCGGCAGGCCGACACGGGTATAGGTGTTATAGGGGGTATCGGTGGTCAGGTGACGGCGGGTCAGGTTGCCGCTGTAGTTGGCCGCGCCGTAGATCACTGCCGGATCGGTCTGCAGGCGCATGCCGATCTTCAGCCGGTTGATGAATACCCCGGCGATCTGGCCGCGGTCTTCCGAGTGCCCGGTTTCCTTTTCCACCAGGCTTGCCAGCGTCAGCAATTCGTAGGGCGTTTGCAAGGGCAAACCGGCGATGCGGGTCTGCCAGACCTGCTCCAGCTCGGTCTGCATTTTTTGCTGCGCCCGCCGCAGGACGTCAAGGTCGCTGGCACCTTTCAGGAAATAGTAGGTATCCGGAAAAAACAGTCCTTCGGGATTTTTGGCATCCAGCCCCAGCCGTTGCAGGATGCGGGCGTCAGACCAGCCGGCGGTATCGTGCCGCAGGCCGGGGTGCTTGTTGAGTTCGGCCCGGAACTGGCGGAAGGTGAATCCTTCGGGAATCATCACCACGTACTCGCGGTGCTCGCCTTTCTTGAGCTTG
This DNA window, taken from Laribacter hongkongensis DSM 14985, encodes the following:
- a CDS encoding AzlC family ABC transporter permease, whose protein sequence is MPRSPRQQFFAGFRLMLPLQLGVFPFGMLFGVLALESGLTAWQAQLMSVLVLAGSSQIVLCQLLAAQAPVVVMLLTVAVINLRHLLYSASMAPHSHGLGRGWKILMAYLLTDEPYAVTIREFERVQDMPFRHWFLIGAGINLWLGWQLATLAGLLAGETIPASWGLDFALPLTFIAVVVPAARDRADWAAIVMAGTAALVFAALPYKLAILVAAALGISAGMWMNRRRRR
- a CDS encoding AzlD domain-containing protein — its product is MMLVGLFALLGLVNFLLRYAFIGLLGERPLPDWLRLGLRFVPLAILTALITPDVLLPGGKWISSPLEPRLVAAVVAIAVAARTRHTLATLASGMLTFWLVQWLHTL
- a CDS encoding DMT family transporter, which produces MAAHPVSSTVAAPVWRIYLQLAAVALLWGGTFIAGRLLATDLPPFTAASGRFAVAAILLWLLARLLEDGLPRLSHRQMLCTALLGCSGIFLYNLCFFSALADMPASRTALFVALNPALTALAAALLLRERLATRQWGGIALALAGACIIISRGEPVAAIHDLARAFGRGELMMLGAVTSWAAYTLVGRLALAGPSPVAATCYATFWGLGMLLAGAASEWTQWSARQVSLTHVATIAYLGALGTVVAFVWYYQGVRQLGPARTAVFNNLVPVCGVGLGALLLGEPVTTAMAGGGALAIAGVFLTNRPRN
- a CDS encoding MBL fold metallo-hydrolase; its protein translation is MTTTVTILGCGSSSGTPAIGCQCPTCTSDDPKNRRTRASSLVSVDGVHLLIDTGPDLRQQALRERLTRVDAVLYTHPHADHLNGIDDLRAFCYLKKGPITLYGNRFMLDNIRERFGYCLLPPGQFWDKPVLHLEEAVPGVELEAAGVKVEPVAVEHGRWQILGWRIGRMAYLTDVSCIPEASFARLEGLDLLLLDCLKYASYPSHFGVEQALAAAARIGARRTVLIHMTHELEYHTLAAQCPPGVEPGFDGMRLTLD
- a CDS encoding TatD family hydrolase; amino-acid sequence: MLIDSHCHLNFPDLAGRIDEVKASMREKGVERAVVISVNVPDYPAVRALALAHEEFWATVGVHPDVEDGPDMDEDFLVAEAAHPKIIGIGETGLDYHWCKGDLEWQRERFRRHIRAARRAGVPLVIHTREAADDTLAVMREAGADAAGGVMHCFTENWDVARAALDLGFYLSFSGILTFKNARQVQEVAAKAPLDRILVETDSPYLAPVPYRGKQNEPAYTRFVAEYLATLRGLSYDEVAAMTTANFFRLFRKARP
- a CDS encoding DNA polymerase III subunit delta'; amino-acid sequence: MKLLPWQQADWHQLAHGFERLPGALLLAGPQGIGKDRFTRFLAQSLLCEQPLADHAACGECEACRWFAAGNHPDYRYLAPESREDDKGARRLAQIKIEAIRDMIDFAQLTAHRGGRRVIVLEPAEALNLAAANALLKILEEPPEDVHFILVAHRPRRLLPTLLSRCRTLVLTPPDAGQALDWLTANGVADAGQELAHAGGAPFALTELERIPLRERLIDTLAHPDAGQILTVAAELDRARLALAEPLDWLRKWLHDLMSVTLAGPVRYHPERQAELSRLAGRTDAARLVRFDRELLERVPFGQHTLNVRLQLEALLFDYQSLFAAARAA
- the tmk gene encoding dTMP kinase, whose amino-acid sequence is MTESVTPGLFLTLEGIDGAGKSTHVGFVRDYLTARGISLVVTREPGGTPVGESLRSLLLDVQSQVSLDTETLLMFAARQAHLDAVIRPALARGDWVLSDRFTDATYAFQGGGRGVPFARIATLENWVQQGLQPDRTFLFDVPLATAQARMQGVRQLDRFEQEASDFHARVRDAYLRRAADEPQRFCLLDARQSIGALQALLAQELDQLLVRSRA
- the mltG gene encoding endolytic transglycosylase MltG, yielding MSKPRSRSRRWFLPVLVLLSLLGTSVWAVLVPYRPASLPVTVEIGARASLSSIADQLADADAIRSRWLFQLLVRLTGNTRELKAGDYRMIKPLSMPDWLDKLKKGEHREYVVMIPEGFTFRQFRAELNKHPGLRHDTAGWSDARILQRLGLDAKNPEGLFFPDTYYFLKGASDLDVLRRAQQKMQTELEQVWQTRIAGLPLQTPYELLTLASLVEKETGHSEDRGQIAGVFINRLKIGMRLQTDPAVIYGAANYSGNLTRRHLTTDTPYNTYTRVGLPPTPIALPGRAALLAAANPTPTKALYFVARGDGSSHFSESLNEHNQAVRKYILNK